Part of the Sphingorhabdus pulchriflava genome is shown below.
TTGAGGCCGCGGGCCCCAAGCGCTGCATAATCCAGCGCTTCACCCAAAGTTGCAAAGTCTGAAAACCGGCGCTCCAGCGTATCGCTGGAGGGCGTGGGTGTTAGACCTGTCATATGCTTTCCCTTAATCTGGCGATCCCTTATCGTGCCGTCCTACCCGACCTTTGGAGTTCAAATTTCGACCCGACTGTGGCAACAATGCGGCGTGGCAGATGAACCAAAATGGAACAAGGCCCCTAAGCCACTGAATCCAGTGAAGTTACGCGACCTCGCGCTGCATTATGTCGGCCGTTACGCGACCAGCCGGAAGAAGCTGTCCGACTATCTGAAACGCAAATTGCGCGAGCGGGGTTGGGATGGCGAACAACCCGCCGATCTGGATGCGCTTATCACCGATTTTGTGCGCCTCGGCTATATCGACGATGCCGCCTTTGCCGCAGCAAGGGCGCGGACGATGGCGGCGCGCGGTCTGGGGCATCGCCGGGTGAACGAAGATCTGCGCGCCAAGGGCATATCCGAAGCTGATGCAGGCGATGC
Proteins encoded:
- a CDS encoding regulatory protein RecX; amino-acid sequence: MADEPKWNKAPKPLNPVKLRDLALHYVGRYATSRKKLSDYLKRKLRERGWDGEQPADLDALITDFVRLGYIDDAAFAAARARTMAARGLGHRRVNEDLRAKGISEADAGDAQAESAAQKWQSAERFAQRKRIGPYATEPASEEQKRKQFAAFLRAGHDFEIARKFVKALPGEILEAD